From the genome of Candidatus Cloacimonadota bacterium:
GCCAAAAATTTATTCCCATACAAAAGGGTAAAGTGAGGAATATTTACGAGTTTGATGACAATATGCTTGTAGTTGCTTCAGATAGAATTTCTGCATTTGATTATATGCCACCGAATTTTATTCCGGACGGCAAATTACCCTTGATTGATGAAATTCTAACACCTGGATCTTCTCGCTTTTACGATGCTTCAATATATAGAAAAAGAACTCCGCAAGAAAATTACGATAAACAATTTGTTCATGGTTATCTTTCTGACAAAGGTATTGAAAAAATAAATAGCGTTAATCCGAGTTATAAA
Proteins encoded in this window:
- a CDS encoding phosphoribosylaminoimidazolesuccinocarboxamide synthase, producing MQKGKVRNIYEFDDNMLVVASDRISAFDYMPPNFIPDGKLPLIDEILTPGSSRFYDASIYRKRTPQENYDKQFVHGYLSDKGIEKINSVNPSYKIFSFQEILLKKEKYLEAYQKITGKDSIQ